Sequence from the Rhodothermales bacterium genome:
TGCTCTCGGCCGGCTGCGGTGGTGGTACGCCCTGGTTACATCCGTCACGGCACTGCTGTGGGCGGCCTCTCTCTTACCTGCGTTCTGGGGGCTCGTCTCGACTGCAGAGATCTTCGAGTCCCTTGGCATGAAGACCGCGCCGGTTGAACACGCGCGTGAATTCGGGGGCCTCGTGACGGTCGCCGCGTGGATGATGTTCATTGCGTTCTATCAGCGGCATCTCGATTCGGAAGCATCGAGCGTTGACCGGATTGATCAATGAGTCGCCGGGTTGATGGCATCGTAGTCCGTGGACATCGGGTGGCCTCCGGTCTTGCCGCCGATACGCCGTACAAAGCGGGAACAATAGAATTGCAGATCCCGCACTTTGCACGTCTCGGTTTGGATCTCTCCGAATACCACCCGGCTACGGTGAATGTCGACATCCGGCCGTATCATTTTCGTATCGGCAGCACCGCAACATGTCTCCGCAATGTGAAATGGGCCGATGAGCATCCTCCTGAAGCGTTCTCATTTTCACCATGCCGCCTGGTCTATCATGAGACGGAGTACGAGGCCATGATCTACTATCCCCATCCAGAAACGAAGAAAAAACATCACCAGAGCGATGAGACGCTAGAAATAGTAGCCCCTCTTATCCCGGGGCTTAAGTATGGATCAAAAGTTGCAGTGGTGGTCGGGGATGAGGTCACATTCCATTGAGCAGAGATACGGAGACGAACCGTGAGTTCTCTGAAACACCCACATCTGATAGAACTGGCGGCCCATGTGGACGAGATTCGTTCGTTCGCGGCAGACCTGAAAGCGCAGCTTCGGCCGGAGCAGCTTCGATGGAAACCCGGTGATGATGAATGGAGTGTCGCCGAATGTCTTGATCACCTCGTGAGCACGGGGTATCTATATTATCCCAGACTCGAAGAAGCCCTCGACAGCGTCAACTCCGATGGCGACCTGTCTCCCTACGAACCGTCCGTTCTGGGCAAGCTGTTTATCTGGACGATATCTCCTGACGCCGGTATCAAGGTCCGTGCCTTCGAACCGTTCGAGCCGAAGCACCCGAAAGAGGACGTAGCAATTCTGGACATGTTCGACGGTCAGCAGAGCGAACTCCTCGAACTCATTTCTCGTGCCGACACCGTGAATATCAACGGTGGCAAGTTCACTACACCTGGTCTGGTACGTCTGACGATCGGCGAGGGCCTGACCATGGTCGTCCAGCACCAGCGACGTCACGTACTTCAGATCGAACGACTGCGCGACCATCCGAATTTTCCCATCGACGGAGCGGCTTGAGCGCTCTGTTCGGAGCGCCCGTTCAGTGCGAGCCGCCCGTTCTCCGGTTACCTGTGGTTGGACCAGGGTTCCCCACGCCACATGCGGCGATTCGGCTGCCCACTGTGGCCAACCGGGCTGGACTGGTCTCGAGCCACGCACGGTTGCCCGCAATGATTGTCAGGAATCCCCGTCAGGATGGGGTGCGATACGCACGTCCGGATCCTGACGGTGGAGCAGGTATATACTGAGCATGGAGACCACGATTATTACACTGCTGTGCGAATCCGGCCGCACGCTGTCGACGGAAACAGCGCACTTACTGCGTGAGTCCGTCGGCTTCACGCCGGAAGACATACATAAGATCAGAGTTGCGTCGAAGCGCCTCAGGGCGTACTGGATTCTCGCCGCACCGGCTGTTGGCAAACCTGTGGCGAAGGAGCATGCCGGAGACCTCAGAAATGCGGCTCGAACGTTGTCCGGACCCAGAGACGATTTCGTCCGAACTGAAGTGCTCACTGAGCTGGCAGACGGCGCGAGGAAGAAAGATCGTCGGGCAATATCACTCATACGCGACGAGCTATTTGGTTCGCTTTTGCCAGCGAACTTAAGTCCGACAGAGATCGGCGCGCTCGGCCTGGAGCAGACGTTGCTGCGTGATGCCACTCGTTGGGACGAGGCCAGGATGGCGCTTGAAGGCCGAGATGATGACGACCTGGTACGTCAAGGGTTTCAGCGGACATTCGCGAGAGCCCGGGACGCCGCCAGCATCGCGCTCGATCTTGATACGGCGACTGGATATCATCGCTGGCGACGCTGGGTGAAATACACGTACTATCAGTACTCGTGGGTGGCACTGGACGGCGATCGTCCAGCGAGCACCATCGAAAAACGAATCAAGCGACTCGGAAGCTTGCTCGGTCGGCTGCATGACATCCATCAGCTTCAGGATGATCTGGATGCCCGCTCGCTACGGGCGTCTAGTCCGCGCGCCTTCAGGCGTGTGCGCACCGCGGTGCTGTCGGGAGAACTGGACTTGAAGAAGGAAATCGACCGGCTTGCGCCAAAAGTGATGGATCGCAAACCCGGTGCGGTCAGTCATAAACTGATGAAGGCGTTCCGGCAATCGCGTTCGAGAATGGCGGAGCGCACTCGCGGCCTGCAGTACCACTCGCTGTCCAGTCATGAAGGAGACGGCGCGGCGGGAATAGTCCATACTGCTGATTCGGATTTAAAGGCGTGACGTGATCGTACCAATCGTGTTGGGTCGACATAGGTTGTTGCGGCTCGAGACCCTCCCGGGCACGCACGAGGTCGCCCGGTTCCCTGTCGTTTTCATGCGGGCCGGTGTTGCCTGAGGGATGCGGTTGGAGTTGCCGATCGGTACCACTGAAGGATATCGGGGCTTGTTATGAATCAAGATGCGAGCCGCCTGACTGTGTCTCAGGGCGACATCACAGCGCAACGGGTGGATGCCATCGTTAACGCCGCGAACGCGTCACTGCTTGGCGGAGGTGGCGTCGATGGTGCGATCCACCGCGCAGCCGGTCCCGGACTGCTCGCGGAATGCCGCGGACTTGGAGGATGCCCTACGGGTGAAGCACGGATCACGAAAGCGTACGATCTGCCGGCGCGATTCGTGATTCACACGGTTGGCCCAGTGTGGCATGGCGGCAAGGATGATGAGGCTGCCCTTCTTGCGCGCTGCTATCGTAGCTCACTTGAGCTTGGCGGTGCAAACGGCGTGCGCTCGATCGCTTTTCCGGCTATCAGCTGTGGAGTTTATCGTTTCCCGATTCAAAGGGCTGCACGAATCGCCGTCCGCGAGGTCCTGAAGTTTCTTGCACACAATGAGTCGTATGAAGAAGTCCGCCTGATCTGTTTTGATTCGAAGACGTTCGCAGCATTCGTCGCTGCACGGGAGAAAGCCCTCCGAGCTTCCGGCGACATAGCGGCGAATCGGTAAGAACTGCGGTGTGACGGACCTGCGCGCGCAGAGTGGGAGGTCGATCTTGAGTTGGTACGAGCGGATGGTGGCTGATTCCTGAGGTGCGCCAGTTTCTTCGTTGCTGCGCGGTGGCCGGCGCCAGGGTGCATGGGCTCCGACGACTACAGGCTCGAAGCCGTTTGCCCTCGTCGGCAGCCGGGTCTATGTTTGTCCAGTACGCGACCTGTTACCAGCCAACATATCGAGACCTTTATGCCTCGCCCATTCCGTCTCACGCTCGCTCTGGTTGCTCTGCTGACAGGTATTGGCTGCGCGGAGACCGGCGTAGATCGCCGTGTAGTTGTTGACGATGTGCAAACGCAGACTGACGCCCTCCTTATTGGTGTAAGTTCTGCGGGAAGCGAGGTTGTATGGGTTGCCGGAACAGGAGGGACGTTCGGCCGCTCCGTTGATTCGGGTCGGACGTGGGTGTTCGGAACGGTTGCCGGTGCGGATTCACTTCAGTTTCGAGACGTACATGCCGTGGATTCTACGACGGCCTTTCTGCTGAGCATCGGTCCCGGAGGTCAGTCACGAATCTATCGCACCGACGATGGCGGTCGGAACTGGAATCTCCAGTGGACGAACTCGGAACCCGACGGTTTTTTTGACTGCTTCGACTTCTGGAGTCCGGAGGCGGGTCTTGCGATGGGCGATGCGGTTAATGGACGGATCATGATGATTCGTACGGTCGATGGTAACCGCTGGAGTCCCATCGACTCGACGGCCATCCCTGCCGGGACTGAGGGAGAGGGCGGCTTTGCTGCGAGCGGCACGTGTCTCATCGCCGCAGGCGACAGCACCGCATTCATTGGCACCGGTTCGACAGCGGGTTCAAAGGTTTATCGGTCCACCGATCGAGGCGCTCGGTGGGACGTCGTCGACACACCTATCATTTCCGGTGTCGAAGCCTCGGGCATCATGTCGCTTGCGTTC
This genomic interval carries:
- a CDS encoding O-acetyl-ADP-ribose deacetylase, translated to MNQDASRLTVSQGDITAQRVDAIVNAANASLLGGGGVDGAIHRAAGPGLLAECRGLGGCPTGEARITKAYDLPARFVIHTVGPVWHGGKDDEAALLARCYRSSLELGGANGVRSIAFPAISCGVYRFPIQRAARIAVREVLKFLAHNESYEEVRLICFDSKTFAAFVAAREKALRASGDIAANR
- a CDS encoding glycosyl hydrolase — translated: MPRPFRLTLALVALLTGIGCAETGVDRRVVVDDVQTQTDALLIGVSSAGSEVVWVAGTGGTFGRSVDSGRTWVFGTVAGADSLQFRDVHAVDSTTAFLLSIGPGGQSRIYRTDDGGRNWNLQWTNSEPDGFFDCFDFWSPEAGLAMGDAVNGRIMMIRTVDGNRWSPIDSTAIPAGTEGEGGFAASGTCLIAAGDSTAFIGTGSTAGSKVYRSTDRGARWDVVDTPIISGVEASGIMSLAFTDERVGYAAGGALSMPDEPGENFAATLDSGRTWAFRGRPQLPAVYGLAASPGREQAILLAVGPKGMDVSFDSGFEWTSVDKRNYWGVHFVDPSTAIVVGPAGRLARVNVGPLP
- a CDS encoding DinB family protein, producing the protein MSSLKHPHLIELAAHVDEIRSFAADLKAQLRPEQLRWKPGDDEWSVAECLDHLVSTGYLYYPRLEEALDSVNSDGDLSPYEPSVLGKLFIWTISPDAGIKVRAFEPFEPKHPKEDVAILDMFDGQQSELLELISRADTVNINGGKFTTPGLVRLTIGEGLTMVVQHQRRHVLQIERLRDHPNFPIDGAA
- a CDS encoding CHAD domain-containing protein, whose translation is METTIITLLCESGRTLSTETAHLLRESVGFTPEDIHKIRVASKRLRAYWILAAPAVGKPVAKEHAGDLRNAARTLSGPRDDFVRTEVLTELADGARKKDRRAISLIRDELFGSLLPANLSPTEIGALGLEQTLLRDATRWDEARMALEGRDDDDLVRQGFQRTFARARDAASIALDLDTATGYHRWRRWVKYTYYQYSWVALDGDRPASTIEKRIKRLGSLLGRLHDIHQLQDDLDARSLRASSPRAFRRVRTAVLSGELDLKKEIDRLAPKVMDRKPGAVSHKLMKAFRQSRSRMAERTRGLQYHSLSSHEGDGAAGIVHTADSDLKA